One window from the genome of Diospyros lotus cultivar Yz01 chromosome 11, ASM1463336v1, whole genome shotgun sequence encodes:
- the LOC127812436 gene encoding uncharacterized protein LOC127812436, with protein sequence MAAIYSLYIINKSGGLIFYKDYGSAGRMDTNDSLRLASLWHSMHAISQQLSPIARCTGIELLEADTFDLHCFQSLTGTKFFVVCEPGTQHMDALLKHIYELYTDSVLKNPFYEMEMPIRCELFDINLAQAVQKDLVALTAR encoded by the exons ATGGCGGCCATTTACAGCCTGTACATCATCAACAAATCAGGAGGCCTCATTTTCTACAAG GATTACGGCTCCGCGGGACGGATGGATACGAACGATAGCTTGAGGCTGGCGAGTTTGTGGCATTCGATGCACGCGATCTCTCAACAGCTTTCGCCTATCGCTAGATGTACGGGGATCGAGCTTCTTGAAGCTGATACTTTCGATCTTCATTGCTTCCAATCGCTTACCG GAACAAAATTCTTTGTGGTCTGTGAGCCAGGAACGCAGCATATGGATGCCCTTCTGAAACACATATACGAACTTTATACAGATTCTGTTCTAAAGAACCCCTTCTATGAAATGGAGATGCCGATCCGATGCGAGCTCTTCGATATCAACTTGGCACAAGCAGTTCAGAAGGATCTGGTTGCCTTGACGGCACGCTGA
- the LOC127812698 gene encoding mitogen-activated protein kinase kinase kinase 20-like, translated as MDILNYNWVKTRAIGKGAFGEVHMAIPQSPNMDYSKLLVPTIAVKSAEFKDSSSLQKEGSILFMLNDCPGIVHCYGEDISDEGDGRVYNLLLEFAPGGSLRNLMQRSSERKLPESDVRRYTRMILKALIHIHERGYAHCDIKPENILVFPSNNGGNNVKIADFGLAQKTQDGVRSCSPRGNGSHCGDIRFASILHGSNIRSMDIWDLGYMVAEMLTGKSIWEYREFWILGRQLSSGVKKPRNRQKCQIPHNLSNTGRDFVIKCLDRRSEHTLTAERLLNHPFIVGEPNELVDDEDEMVSSRISVDGGEWVSRISMFGILSGSTVDPCLSDLTNVRCL; from the coding sequence ATGGatattcttaattataattgGGTGAAGACGCGAGCCATCGGGAAAGGAGCGTTCGGCGAAGTGCACATGGCGATTCCGCAATCCCCTAACATGGATTATTCGAAACTTTTGGTTCCTACAATTGCAGTCAAGTCTGCTGAATTCAAAGACTCATCATCTCTCCAAAAAGAAGGAAGCATCTTGTTCATGTTAAATGATTGCCCAGGGATCGTCCATTGCTATGGAGAAGATATAAGTGATGAAGGTGACGGAAGGGTCTATAACCTTTTGCTGGAGTTCGCTCCTGGCGGTTCTCTTAGGAATCTCATGCAAAGAAGCAGTGAAAGGAAGTTGCCAGAGTCCGATGTGAGACGATACACTAGGATGATCCTTAAGGCTCTAATACACATACATGAGAGGGGTTACGCTCACTGTGATATCAAGCCTGAGAATATTCTTGTTTTCCCATCTAATAATGGTGGGAATAATGTGAAGATAGCTGATTTTGGGCTAGCACAAAAAACACAAGATGGTGTAAGAAGTTGTAGTCCTAGAGGTAATGGTTCACATTGTGGAGATATTCGCTTCGCTTCTATTTTGCATGGTTCGAACATAAGGTCGATGGACATATGGGATTTGGGGTACATGGTGGCGGAGATGCTGACTGGAAAATCAATATGGGAGTATCGGGAATTTTGGATCCTAGGACGTCAACTTTCTTCTGGAGTTAAGAAACCTCGAAATCGCCAAAAGTGTCAAATTCCACACAATTTATCTAATACAGGGCGAGATTTTGTGATAAAATGTCTGGATAGGCGATCAGAGCATACGCTGACAGCTGAAAGGCTTCTAAACCATCCTTTCATTGTCGGTGAGCCAAATGAATTggttgatgatgaggatgagaTGGTGTCATCAAGGATTAGTGTTGATGGTGGCGAATGGGTTTCTCGAATCTCCATGTTTGGGATTTTGAGTGGCTCAACAGTAGACCCTTGTTTATCTGATCTCACAAATGTTAGGTGTTTATAG